The nucleotide sequence TAGCAGCCAGGACTGTGGAGGTTGAGGCAGTGTGAATGTCAGCTgtcttgtatttatttcagagcagggggagctggcATGGAGATAGCTAGAGCACCTCTCAGAAAAAGCCTAGTTCTGCAAGAATCTGGTCATACTGATGTATAACAAACACAGTGATACTCCTTGCAGCTTCCAGAGTCAGACCTGGAATTATCCAACCTATGTGATGCCCATGCCGTTGCTTCCTGAGTTTCTGAGGCTTTGCAGAATGTGACTCAGAAGTCTTTACCCTCACTGTCTGTGCCTTGGAGCCCCTTCACCCTTCTCACACCTCATGTTTTCACTGATTAAATATAGCAGAGTCATTTTTACATGCTGGGTTTATTTATAGAAAGGTGTACAGTTCCAGAGCCTGCTTCAGTTAGCAGGGCAGAGATGGAGTCTCAGCAGTCAGGCATGTATTAGCTGCTAAAGGAGGAATCCTGCAGATAATGTTGCTGAGGACACATCCTCTCTGTCCAAGAGGGACACAGCATGACCAGTGACTGTGAGTGTTCAAACTGACTGGAGCATACAGGCTTTTTGTCTCTGGATTTCTATTGCCCTTGCAAGCCTTGGGCTCTGTCACTGCTGGTGCCTGCAGGGACTCCTCTGTGGCTGGGGGTCATGGCAGAGGTGGTTTGGGTTGATCTGATGTCTGATTGCTTGGTTATGTCCTCTACCTGTTCAGATGGCTTGGGGGTTATGGTCATGAAGCCCCTCAGGATCATTACTGGCAAGTAGCTGCCATTTCTTCCCCCATGCACTGCTGAGCCTgtacagctctgctctgagcccccctgggagagaggagcagtgtTATTGGGAAAACGGGAAAATAAGAAACTTCACAGAGGTGAGGAATGTTTTTATTCAGGTTTGTGACAAGTAGCAGGTCAAGGGCAGAGTGTATCAGTGCTGCTCAGCCTGAGCAGGCTGCTCCCTTCTGTCTGCAGTGATGCTCTCCAGGCCAGTGCACTGCAAAGGGGAGCTGGGCCAGCACATGCAGCCTGCATCCCATTCCCCTCAACTGCCTCAGCACCTTCAGCTTCTTCAAGGAACTGGGTGGTTTGTTGCCTTGGCAGGTGACTTTGTATTGTGGAGAAGCTGGAAGCATTTTCTTTAACACAGAGATGTTTTCACCCAGTGATATGGAGCTCTTGCTGATTCCCAGAGGGAGAAGTAAGCAAAACCTTTCCCTGGACCTCTCGGTGAGGAAGCAGCAATTCCAGGTGTGCCAACGAGAAGCCTGAAGCCCAGCCAGGGTGCACTCAGGTTGTTACCATCACACTGGCTTACAAAACATCCTTTATCCAGCAGAGAATGTTCCCTGCAGGTTTGTGTTAGTGATATTCAGCTCACTTGCAGGAGCTGCATCTCCCCAGCCATGGCCTGTTGCTGGACTGGCAGCCTCATGGGAGCAAGGCATGTGTTTGTGAGACCAGCCACGCTCTTCTCTCCAACCTGCAAAAGcttgtgttatttttcattttgagcaAAACAGAGCACTGCCCTCCCCTCTTCACACTGAGGTTCCTGAGTGTAGCACAGGATGAGGAGGTGGAAGGTTTGGTTTTTACCCCATGACCTGTTATTACACCTTTCCCTGCATTGCGGGTCTCAGCCCTGACTCTCCAGTGCTGTAGATAAATGCAGCTTGTGTCAAAGAGTTTATTCTGTGTTTGTAGTAGTAGTTGCAGAGGGTTTGGTGTCATTGGCTTGTTCTGATTTGCCCTTGAATGGTGTTTGGCCTTGATGTAAGTCTTCTCAGGCTAACCTCTTCCTTGGCCCCCCTTGCTAACGGTGCTGCCTGCTGTGTCTTCACAGGTGGGTGTTTATTGTCAAGAAAGGCTATCAGGACACAGACACATCCCTCCAGAGCTCTGTCATCACCAAGCTGAAAGGGGTGGCCTTCACCAACACCTCAGAGCTGGGGGAGAGGCTGTGGGATGTTGCAGACTACGTCATCCCTCCACAGGTTGGCATCCCCCCCTGCTGTTGTCTCTGCTCTTCACCTAGAAAGACACCTTCCAGGGTGGTTGCTGGTGGAAAGGCTGAAGTGATGCATCCAGGTGTTTCCTGTGAATGAGCAGGAGGTGGGCTCTAAGAAAACAATGCCTTCTCTTAGATCTTTCCAGCAAATATCAAAGCAGCCTTGTCTCTCTTGCAAAGGTCAATAGTACCTGGCAAGCAGAACTTTGCAAGCAGAAGTCCCATGGACTTCAGCAGGACTGCTCAGCTGAGCAaagtgtctgtctgtctgtctgtctccaTTCCTGGGCTAGAGCAGGCATGCACGGGGCAGCCTAGAAGAGGTGGGAGATGGGAAGAAAATGTGGTGCAATTTGAGTGGTGTGGGTTGCTTGAAATGTGTCTGGCCAAACCTGCCTTGCTGCTTCCTTGTCTTGGACAAAGTGAGGTGCACAGCTGATGCTCAGGGGGAGAAGATGAGAGCAGATGTGGCCTGGCAGCGGGTTGGAAGTTGTCCAGCCGTGCTTGTCAACAGCTGCTTGTGCTTTCCTGCTAGTGTCCACCATCTGCATGGAAAGGTGTGAGGGGAAAATCAGGTTCTTGTGCTGACAGGGGGCAGAAAGTTGTAAATTGAACAATTTACTTGTCTGTACATAAGAATAAGGCTTCACTTTCCTCTCACTGCAGCTCATGTTTACTCagccctgtgattctgtgctctGCATCTCCAGCAGTTTCAGTGATGTCTGCATTTGCTTCCACAGTCCACAGAAGCTGCTGAGTTTCAGCAGAAACCCACAGTCTAACATCACCCTGACTGAGTTTGCTCTGGTCAGGTACTTTACAGCCCAGTGCTCACTCACCCAAGCAACCAGTGTCATGGGTGGCAGTGGcctggcacactgctggttcctGTCACCAAATCCCATGAGGATCTTTTGTCTGAGGTTCTGAGGCTGCCCTGCCTCACTCCAGGACCGTGGGCTGGCTCTGAGGTTACATGTGGCCCCTCAGCATGATGGGGGTCAGGCTCCCCAGGAGACAACCTGTGTTTCTGTAgctgcagcctggtgctgctgctcaccctcctccccttcctgcatgggcagaaaTAAACCTTTCCTGTGGTGTGGAGCAGACATGGTAGAAGCACAGGGTTTCTTCCAGCTTTGGTTTCACTTCTGAGTGGCAAACCAAGCCTCCACTTGCAGCACTGCAATAGTCTGCCTTGTCTCCCCTCTTGCTGACTGCACAACTCTCTTCAGGCTTGTTTCTTGTATGGTTTCCTTTGGTAGTTGGTTGTTAAAGGGAAAACATTAAGGACAAAAGGTAACTCATGTAACTTTCTGCTGAGCGTGGGGAAGGGACCAAATAGGAGCTGTAAATGTGCAAAGAAAGGAAGCTCTAGGAGGGGAGTCAGTCAAACGTGTTGGGGCTTTGCCTAAACACAGAGGGAACCTGCACTGCCAGGAATAAGATTTTAGGTATGAAAATGTTGTCAAGCCTCTCCTCATATAGGATCTGTGTTCTCTGttccagctgtgccagaggtgCTGAGGTTTGTTCCATCGTGTGTCCCTGGTGCTGCACTaaacctgctcctgctctgtgtcctgctgccttGCTCCATGAGCTTGGGCTTgtgacagcacagctggggtGGCCACTCTGACCCTGCTGAGGGCAAACAcccacagctctgcactgaTGGGGCCTTTGATCCCTGGGCAGGCACTGGTCATATGGAAAAGGAGGACAAGTGCTTGCTGAGCAGCCGGGGAGGCCGGGCTCAGCAGTCCTGCTCACCCGATGAACCCAGTCTCCAGAGCAGAACCCCTTAAGTCACAGAGACCCAGCAGCCTCACTCAAACCAGTATCCAGACAGAGGGCCCTGCTGTATCTCAGCCTGACAAGCACCAGGGAGGGAGGAACTGCATCCTCCTTGTAACGGGTACTTGAAGAGTCAAACAGGTTTTCTAACTCCTCCTGCCTTACTTTGCTTGTTGCAGGGTGAAAACGTCTTCTTTGTCATGACGAATCTGATTGTGACCCCCAACCAGAGGCAAGCCACCTGTCCTGAGGTAGGAAGAACTGAGCCCCTTGGCCCCCAGACCCCTACAAAACCAGGGGTAAGAACTGGCAGAGGACACCTGGGGAGCAACGGCCACAGGAAGGATGGATGGAAGGCAAATGGTGTTTGTCTGTAGTGTAATATCTCAGCTGGGAAAACCGGACTGGTTATTGCAGACCTGGGGGGTTCAGCTGCCTCCATTTCCAGAGGCACTGATCATGTAGAGTCTTGCTAACTTTAGCCGAGGGTGTTGAACATCTGCCCAGCTGGAGATGAGACCAGGACAGTGATCTCTCAGGGTCAGAAAAGGCCATGGGAAAACAACTTTGAGGTGACTCAGTCTAGTTATGGGTTTCTTAGAGCCCTATCCTTGAACATTCAGGCTTTTGTTACCTTCAGGACATGGGACATCTTTCAAACCGTGTCATGTTGGAGTATTCTCTCTGGAGATGTGGTTCAGAGCAGGCTGGAGACTGGGGGAGGAGAACACTGGCCATCCAGGGTGTGTTGTCTCCAGGTAGCAGTGCTTAATTGTCCATATGACAAGCAGAGGGGTagcccagccctgagctcagCTGGCTTGTTGAGGACGCTGCTGTCctctggtggctgcaggaaCCCAGCGAGCAGCCGAGAAGGGGAGCTGAGCTCGGTGAGCTTGTAGCTTTCATCAAAGGTTATCTCTTAGGGTGAAGTTCTGTGGCCTCCTGCTTGGTGTTGGTGAGTGATGTCTGGGTTTTTCCCCAGCCTGGCCCTCTCCAGACTGAGCAGAGCCCCAGAGCAGGATGTCGTGGCTGAGTTGCAGTGTTGCTGGTGCTGTGACACTGAGCTTGTTGCACATGACCTGCAGTCACCTCTTCAGCTTCACCTTCTCAGTGCTCAGCATCCTGCAGAGGATTTGCTCCACATCAGCAGCACTTTCTTACCCCTCTGAGTCTCATCCCCTGTCCCAGGTCTCACTCCTGTCCCCTTCCACTCTGCAGAGTGCCAGCATTCCTGATGCCCTGTGTTACAAGGACGAGGACTGCccggcaggagcagcagtggtggctggCAATGGTAAGGGAAGGgtccctcctcctgcacagtTTCTGGTAGAGGCAGGTTCCTTCAGAGACATCAGCCTGCATTGCAACCCCAGAGATCTCTGATGACAGAGAGTGGCAGGGATTTTTCTTTACCATCTTTGATTAAGGTTGCTGCCTTGCTTACAGCTCTGTGGTGGCTGGgccagagcagcctgggctgctcagagaagggagaagagagaggttGTTCCAGCTGAGAGGCCCtttcacagcagggaggagggctTTGGGTGGCAGTGAAAAGCATCTGATTTCTATGTGCCCTGTGGGCAAGGAGAGGAGGTGGCTGCTCTGTGTGACATTTTCTGtggtgtctgtgctgcaggggtTAAGACTGGCCGTTGTCTCAAAGACAAGGACAGCATCAAAGGGACTTGTGAGATACTGGCCTGGTGCCCTGTGGAGAAAAGATCCAAGCCCAAGTACGTGGCCATCCTGTGCCGTTTCCAAGCTTGTGTTGTTTGGCTGGTGTGTCACTCAGGGCAGTTTCTGCATCCCCTCAGCCGGGACACTTGCTTGAACGTTGGCTGTTCCAGTGCAGGAGGGACCTCTGCCTTGTCCCAGGCAGGACTGgccctctgctctcccctgcTCAGATTCCCAGCTTTCCTAAGGCTGTTTCCAGCTCTAATCCTTCCCCTCAGCCTGCTTCTCACCAACTCCTTGCTGGCAGTGGGGGAAGGTGGCACAGCACCGGGGGGTGAAACAGAGCTGGTTCTAAAAGGACAATTCCAGGTGAAACTTGTGGGCAGGATATGAACATGAGCAGATACCAACCTATTCTCTTCCAGGAAACCACTTCTTGCCAATGCAGAGAACTTCACTGTTTACATCAAGAATTCAATCTCCTTCCCCAAGTTTAAGTTCTCCAAGTAAGTGCAGGTGCTCGGAGACCCCTCTGTCCTCTCCATCCCAGAGCCAATAATCTTGGTTTGCTCCTCtgtccttctccagcctgaggGTTGGGGTGGGTAGGTGGATATTCCATTTctgaggagcagggggaggcCTTTGGCTTCAGGCTGTGCAGGAACAAGGAGCTAATGAGGCCTTGGGGCTTCTCAGAGAGTAGCTGGGGTCAGGGCTGTCCTTCACCAGCTGAGGTCTGAGGTGGCTCCTACAGCATGGGACACACCAGAGCTCCTAAGGGAGATGGATCTGTCTGCCAGCTAGCCAGGtttctgagctgcttctgctcccagATATTCCTCCTCTTCCATAAAAATGAAGGGGCCTGGACAAGGTTGGGAAAAATGCAGGTGtaaattttttctttgcaaaacaaactgttgcagctctggctccagcagGAGTGCAGAAAGGAGCATGTTCTTGCTGTTCTGCCAGGCTCAGGTTCACAGCTCcagcattttcattcttttttttttttttaatctcaagaAAAGTAAGAGGCcctggggcagcctgggcaCCAGCTCCAGGCAAGTCCTTCCTTGGGCCCAGATTGAGGTGGCCTGGTCCCCTCTGGCCTGGACATCTTTTGTGTGAGCCTCTCTGGGCCAGCGGGTGGGAGGCTGGCAGGGTGGTGGCAAGGAGCCATTTCTGAGGGCACGAGGGGTGTTGGAGAAGTCTCTGTGGGCTGAATGGCATGGGCTGTGTAGGTGGAAGAGGCGAGCAAGGTgactttccctcctccccacctgcAGGGTCAACGTGCTGTCAACTGACAACGAGTCTTACCTGAAGAGCTGCCGCTACAGCAGGGAGCATCCCTACTGCCCCATCTTCATACTGGGGAACGTTGTCCAGTGGGCTGGGAGTGACTTCCAGGAGATGGCCCTGGAGGTAGGAATGCCCCATGGGCTCATGCAGCTTCCCAGCTGGCTGGGTGGCCGTGAGGAGAGTCCCTGGCTGGGGGTCTGCCTTCTGCCCAGCTTCTGCACTTGTGAACCTCATCCCTGCATAAAAGACCCTCTTCTCCACTGAGGGATGTTACAGTTAGTTAATGAAATCAGTGTCTGGGGATGAGAAGCCTCCTCGGATACCAGCAGAGGGAAAGCTAGGGTTGTGTGGGGTGATGTGACTAACACTCTAAGCTTAGCCCATCAGA is from Apus apus isolate bApuApu2 chromosome 18, bApuApu2.pri.cur, whole genome shotgun sequence and encodes:
- the P2RX5 gene encoding P2X purinoceptor 5 isoform X1, with the protein product MGQVAWKGLFLSLFDYKTEKYVIAKNKKVGILYRVVQLSILAYLVGWVFIVKKGYQDTDTSLQSSVITKLKGVAFTNTSELGERLWDVADYVIPPQGENVFFVMTNLIVTPNQRQATCPEVGRTEPLGPQTPTKPGVRTGRGHLGSNGHRKDGWKSASIPDALCYKDEDCPAGAAVVAGNGVKTGRCLKDKDSIKGTCEILAWCPVEKRSKPKKPLLANAENFTVYIKNSISFPKFKFSKVNVLSTDNESYLKSCRYSREHPYCPIFILGNVVQWAGSDFQEMALEGGVIGIQIEWNCDLDRAPSECNPHYSFSRLDNQFAEKSISSGYNFRFAKYYQDAEGVDYRTLIKAYGIRFDVMVNGKVRSSQNLSLERKKGGNISQWEGSSGRRTASLACCRKGYLPALHEKGGDLQCRQKSLRLFCLKPGSCEVQQGQCPRALFSMHLHCRTSLIQRHHHLRNANVTRWG
- the P2RX5 gene encoding P2X purinoceptor 5 isoform X4, which translates into the protein MGQVAWKGLFLSLFDYKTEKYVIAKNKKVGILYRVVQLSILAYLVGWVFIVKKGYQDTDTSLQSSVITKLKGVAFTNTSELGERLWDVADYVIPPQGENVFFVMTNLIVTPNQRQATCPEVGRTEPLGPQTPTKPGVRTGRGHLGSNGHRKDGWKSASIPDALCYKDEDCPAGAAVVAGNGVKTGRCLKDKDSIKGTCEILAWCPVEKRSKPKKPLLANAENFTVYIKNSISFPKFKFSKVNVLSTDNESYLKSCRYSREHPYCPIFILGNVVQWAGSDFQEMALEGGVIGIQIEWNCDLDRAPSECNPHYSFSRLDNQFAEKSISSGYNFRFAKYYQDAEGVDYRTLIKAYGIRFDVMVNGKAGKFNIIPTIINIGSGLALMGAGAFFCDLVLLYLIKKSNFYRGKKYEEVKSSSRNSLSSPTLNRNQSPDQPGGL
- the P2RX5 gene encoding P2X purinoceptor 5 isoform X6; translation: MGQVAWKGLFLSLFDYKTEKYVIAKNKKVGILYRVVQLSILAYLVGWVFIVKKGYQDTDTSLQSSVITKLKGVAFTNTSELGERLWDVADYVIPPQGENVFFVMTNLIVTPNQRQATCPEVGRTEPLGPQTPTKPGSASIPDALCYKDEDCPAGAAVVAGNGVKTGRCLKDKDSIKGTCEILAWCPVEKRSKPKKPLLANAENFTVYIKNSISFPKFKFSKVNVLSTDNESYLKSCRYSREHPYCPIFILGNVVQWAGSDFQEMALEGGVIGIQIEWNCDLDRAPSECNPHYSFSRLDNQFAEKSISSGYNFRFAKYYQDAEGVDYRTLIKAYGIRFDVMVNGKAGKFNIIPTIINIGSGLALMGAGAFFCDLVLLYLIKKSNFYRGKKYEEVKSSSRNSLSSPTLNRNQSPDQPGGL
- the P2RX5 gene encoding P2X purinoceptor 5 isoform X2; this translates as MMRCCLLQPRHSQPGAWGRWLGKVYFYPCSIIKRRSTSLRRTRRWVFIVKKGYQDTDTSLQSSVITKLKGVAFTNTSELGERLWDVADYVIPPQGENVFFVMTNLIVTPNQRQATCPEVGRTEPLGPQTPTKPGVRTGRGHLGSNGHRKDGWKSASIPDALCYKDEDCPAGAAVVAGNGVKTGRCLKDKDSIKGTCEILAWCPVEKRSKPKKPLLANAENFTVYIKNSISFPKFKFSKVNVLSTDNESYLKSCRYSREHPYCPIFILGNVVQWAGSDFQEMALEGGVIGIQIEWNCDLDRAPSECNPHYSFSRLDNQFAEKSISSGYNFRFAKYYQDAEGVDYRTLIKAYGIRFDVMVNGKVRSSQNLSLERKKGGNISQWEGSSGRRTASLACCRKGYLPALHEKGGDLQCRQKSLRLFCLKPGSCEVQQGQCPRALFSMHLHCRTSLIQRHHHLRNANVTRWG
- the P2RX5 gene encoding P2X purinoceptor 5 isoform X7 — translated: MGQVAWKGLFLSLFDYKTEKYVIAKNKKVGILYRVVQLSILAYLVGWVFIVKKGYQDTDTSLQSSVITKLKGVAFTNTSELGERLWDVADYVIPPQGENVFFVMTNLIVTPNQRQATCPESASIPDALCYKDEDCPAGAAVVAGNGVKTGRCLKDKDSIKGTCEILAWCPVEKRSKPKKPLLANAENFTVYIKNSISFPKFKFSKVNVLSTDNESYLKSCRYSREHPYCPIFILGNVVQWAGSDFQEMALEGGVIGIQIEWNCDLDRAPSECNPHYSFSRLDNQFAEKSISSGYNFRFAKYYQDAEGVDYRTLIKAYGIRFDVMVNGKAGKFNIIPTIINIGSGLALMGAGAFFCDLVLLYLIKKSNFYRGKKYEEVKSSSRNSLSSPTLNRNQSPDQPGGL
- the P2RX5 gene encoding P2X purinoceptor 5 isoform X8 encodes the protein MTNLIVTPNQRQATCPEVGRTEPLGPQTPTKPGVRTGRGHLGSNGHRKDGWKSASIPDALCYKDEDCPAGAAVVAGNGVKTGRCLKDKDSIKGTCEILAWCPVEKRSKPKKPLLANAENFTVYIKNSISFPKFKFSKVNVLSTDNESYLKSCRYSREHPYCPIFILGNVVQWAGSDFQEMALEGGVIGIQIEWNCDLDRAPSECNPHYSFSRLDNQFAEKSISSGYNFRFAKYYQDAEGVDYRTLIKAYGIRFDVMVNGKVRSSQNLSLERKKGGNISQWEGSSGRRTASLACCRKGYLPALHEKGGDLQCRQKSLRLFCLKPGSCEVQQGQCPRALFSMHLHCRTSLIQRHHHLRNANVTRWG